One segment of Candidatus Paceibacterota bacterium DNA contains the following:
- a CDS encoding nitroreductase family protein, which produces MNTTTNQQLDLIFGRRSIRAYSPGEVSEAAVTRLLEAAMAAPSAMTRDPWRFVVVRDKQTLAKLAALHPGAAMLSTAAMAIVACGDLDAAFQRNISYLLQDCAAAIQNLLLAAHAQGLGACWVGIHPGEALIKRVKELLAVPASIVPVAVVSLGLPGEQQPPRTRYNEDYVHREKW; this is translated from the coding sequence ATGAATACTACCACGAATCAGCAACTGGACCTTATATTTGGACGGCGCAGCATCCGCGCATATTCGCCGGGGGAGGTAAGCGAGGCAGCGGTGACGAGACTGCTGGAGGCGGCCATGGCCGCGCCTTCGGCCATGACCAGGGATCCCTGGCGCTTCGTCGTGGTGCGGGACAAGCAGACACTGGCGAAGTTAGCCGCGCTGCATCCAGGGGCGGCCATGCTCTCGACCGCCGCGATGGCGATCGTGGCATGCGGAGACCTTGACGCCGCTTTCCAACGCAACATCAGCTACCTGCTGCAGGACTGTGCGGCAGCCATCCAAAACCTATTGCTTGCCGCTCATGCACAGGGCCTGGGCGCTTGCTGGGTGGGTATCCACCCGGGCGAAGCGCTGATCAAGCGCGTAAAGGAACTCCTGGCCGTGCCGGCCTCAATTGTCCCGGTGGCCGTGGTTTCCCTCGGCCTACCGGGCGAGCAACAGCCTCCGCGCACACGTTACAACGAGGATTACGTTCACCGCGAGAAGTGGTGA
- a CDS encoding MFS transporter: MSGGVDHAGGAGRRPRYKWELLALLFCAFFFHQGDRAIFGVVLSAIKADLHLADSQLGLVGSVLFFTLAIMMPVAGYLGDVWNRKKIIIGCLLFWSAATMCTGLAGGLIALIAFRSVATAGGESFYAPAAYPLLATYHTRTRAIALSIHQSSLYIGVMVSGFLGGFIAERWGWRSAFFTFGGGGIVLGLILMWRLLDAPAPAACTDAGPRDSVWQALGVLFRSPTALLLTAGFTAIVFVNNAYVVWAPVFLQERFHLSLTKAGGFAMFYHHLAALLGILIGGWLSDRVAVMRPVFRPQMMGATMLLAVPVIFLMGQAGTLVGACAAMAGFGLFRGLYEANTHAALFQVIAPRHRASAVGIMTMLAFLVGSISPWLLGRLRESYAEGLGLGYGFSALSGAYLLGGLALLVAVLLTFQRDYYRGPGA; encoded by the coding sequence GTGAGCGGCGGGGTTGATCATGCCGGGGGCGCCGGACGCCGCCCGCGCTACAAGTGGGAGCTGCTGGCGCTGCTGTTCTGCGCCTTCTTCTTTCACCAGGGCGACCGAGCCATCTTCGGCGTCGTCCTGTCCGCCATCAAGGCCGACCTGCACCTGGCGGACAGCCAGCTTGGGTTGGTGGGCTCGGTGCTGTTCTTCACGCTGGCGATCATGATGCCGGTGGCGGGTTACTTGGGGGACGTGTGGAACCGGAAGAAGATCATCATCGGCTGCCTGCTGTTTTGGAGCGCGGCCACGATGTGTACCGGGCTGGCGGGCGGGCTGATCGCGCTGATTGCGTTCCGCAGCGTTGCCACCGCCGGAGGCGAGTCCTTCTACGCTCCGGCGGCCTATCCGCTGCTGGCCACATATCACACCCGGACCCGCGCCATCGCGCTGTCCATTCATCAATCTTCCCTCTACATTGGCGTGATGGTCAGCGGGTTTCTGGGTGGGTTCATCGCGGAACGCTGGGGCTGGCGCTCGGCCTTCTTCACCTTTGGCGGCGGCGGCATCGTGCTCGGCCTGATATTGATGTGGCGCCTGCTCGATGCCCCGGCTCCGGCGGCCTGCACGGACGCGGGACCGCGCGACTCGGTTTGGCAGGCCCTGGGCGTGCTGTTTCGCTCGCCGACCGCGCTGCTATTGACGGCGGGTTTTACCGCGATCGTCTTCGTCAATAACGCTTATGTGGTTTGGGCGCCGGTGTTCTTGCAGGAGCGGTTCCATCTCTCGCTGACCAAAGCCGGCGGATTCGCGATGTTCTATCATCACCTGGCGGCGTTGCTGGGTATTCTTATCGGCGGCTGGCTTTCGGATCGCGTGGCGGTGATGCGCCCGGTGTTCCGGCCCCAGATGATGGGCGCGACCATGCTGCTGGCCGTGCCGGTGATCTTCCTGATGGGGCAGGCGGGGACGCTGGTCGGGGCTTGCGCGGCCATGGCGGGATTCGGCCTGTTCCGCGGCCTTTATGAAGCCAACACTCACGCGGCTCTGTTCCAGGTGATCGCCCCGCGACATCGTGCCTCGGCGGTAGGGATCATGACGATGCTGGCGTTCCTGGTCGGCTCGATTTCCCCCTGGCTGCTGGGGCGGCTGCGGGAATCGTACGCCGAGGGCCTCGGGTTGGGCTACGGTTTCTCCGCTTTGTCCGGCGCGTATTTGCTGGGAGGCCTGGCACTGCTGGTTGCGGTGCTGCTCACCTTCCAGCGCGACTACTACCGCGGGCCGGGAGCCTGA
- a CDS encoding DUF6259 domain-containing protein encodes MKSNHLLRFFRSKMRPVRKPAASLTAVFMVCASGLFGAEQPAATARSSGLERIANERIYFSLSPDGRKFELGFADEAPTIAGDRGLFDMMVGVGQRRECGIAPEEQSARVTREDKTLVARYATLRHAGKEHKAQFELRFTLDGNEVVCEAQLNNQSDIVIEEFWFPWVGPFRSLGPDQESDTLILPHGLGRRIQNPAAYVEEQHTLYMAPDQKRVVACSHYPGGTMTMDWFGLYGGGKGLGLLSEDPSFQTTGLNLARESDTGRLFAGFVRYPFLARGRWIAPRSVLRLHHEDWHADARAYRRWADSSWWSQTPRPEWVNQMHGWQRIIMKHQYGEVFLRYKDLVDVFEGGRPYGITTLMVFGWFKAGMDNDYPNYEVAEDLGGAAGLREAIAEIQRRGGRVILYANGHLIDTASDYYTTTGSRICLKTAQGSEYREAYKFAGDGTYLRNFGARDFVAACQSTPEWREKLIQIGEYMASFGPDCLFFDQMGGRLPYLCFDKSHPHAGPGLAQGPGKDAILKAMRQALIAGHPGRAFGTEKVSDCLDRHVDFVHVADFGAAQTPEAAPEVFGYTFPEILLSTRGIRDERDHEKRMNWGFLYGWRFDVEIWRCRGDLRQAPKYGAYMAKLIALRNRWPDLLMTGRFVDQDFCLPPASGVLAKGYTAGKLAAIVVCNHSSRAKAFTPKLIQPLRFVEGATLNGNFQPGDSLPAQSVAVLVYER; translated from the coding sequence ATGAAGAGTAATCACCTGCTGCGATTCTTCCGCTCGAAAATGCGCCCGGTCCGCAAGCCGGCAGCGAGTCTCACTGCCGTCTTCATGGTCTGCGCGAGCGGCCTGTTCGGCGCTGAGCAACCTGCGGCAACGGCCCGGAGCAGCGGCCTGGAACGCATCGCCAACGAGCGCATCTATTTTTCGCTCTCGCCCGACGGGCGGAAGTTCGAGCTGGGGTTTGCCGACGAAGCGCCAACCATTGCTGGGGATCGGGGGTTGTTTGACATGATGGTCGGGGTGGGCCAGCGCCGCGAATGCGGCATCGCGCCGGAAGAACAGTCCGCCCGTGTGACCCGGGAAGACAAGACCCTGGTGGCGCGCTACGCCACGCTCCGCCATGCCGGCAAGGAACACAAAGCACAATTCGAGCTGCGCTTCACGCTCGACGGGAACGAGGTTGTCTGCGAGGCGCAGTTGAACAACCAATCCGACATTGTGATCGAGGAGTTCTGGTTTCCCTGGGTGGGGCCATTCCGCAGCTTGGGGCCGGACCAGGAAAGCGACACGCTTATTCTGCCGCACGGGCTGGGCCGCCGCATACAGAACCCGGCGGCCTATGTGGAAGAACAGCACACCCTCTACATGGCGCCCGACCAGAAGCGCGTTGTGGCCTGCTCCCATTACCCGGGCGGCACCATGACGATGGACTGGTTTGGGCTCTACGGCGGCGGCAAGGGGTTGGGCCTGCTTTCGGAGGACCCGAGTTTCCAGACCACAGGCTTGAATCTCGCGCGGGAAAGCGACACGGGGAGACTGTTCGCGGGGTTTGTTCGCTATCCATTCCTGGCCCGGGGAAGGTGGATCGCGCCACGCTCGGTCCTGCGCCTGCATCATGAAGACTGGCACGCCGACGCGCGCGCCTACCGGCGGTGGGCGGATTCAAGCTGGTGGAGCCAGACGCCCCGACCCGAGTGGGTGAACCAGATGCACGGCTGGCAGCGCATCATCATGAAGCACCAGTATGGCGAGGTCTTCCTGCGCTACAAGGACCTGGTGGATGTGTTCGAAGGCGGCCGGCCCTACGGGATCACCACGCTGATGGTCTTTGGCTGGTTCAAGGCCGGCATGGACAATGATTATCCGAACTACGAAGTGGCGGAGGACCTGGGCGGGGCGGCGGGGTTGCGCGAGGCGATTGCCGAGATCCAGCGCCGGGGCGGGCGGGTGATACTGTATGCCAACGGCCACCTGATTGACACCGCATCTGATTATTACACAACGACCGGCTCGCGCATTTGCCTCAAGACCGCCCAGGGAAGCGAGTATCGCGAAGCCTACAAGTTCGCGGGAGATGGCACTTACCTGCGCAACTTCGGCGCCCGGGACTTTGTCGCCGCGTGTCAGTCCACGCCTGAGTGGCGTGAGAAGCTGATCCAGATAGGGGAATACATGGCATCGTTCGGGCCCGATTGCCTGTTCTTCGACCAGATGGGCGGCCGGTTGCCTTATCTGTGCTTTGATAAGTCGCATCCGCATGCGGGACCGGGCCTGGCCCAAGGCCCGGGAAAGGACGCGATTCTGAAGGCAATGCGACAAGCGTTGATTGCCGGTCACCCGGGGCGCGCCTTTGGCACGGAAAAGGTCAGCGACTGCCTCGACCGGCACGTGGACTTTGTGCATGTCGCCGACTTTGGCGCCGCACAGACTCCGGAGGCGGCGCCGGAAGTGTTCGGCTACACCTTTCCGGAGATTCTGTTGAGCACACGCGGCATCCGGGATGAGCGCGACCACGAGAAGCGCATGAACTGGGGGTTCCTCTACGGCTGGCGGTTCGATGTCGAGATCTGGCGCTGCCGGGGCGACCTGCGCCAGGCGCCGAAGTATGGCGCCTACATGGCCAAACTGATTGCCCTGCGCAATCGCTGGCCCGACCTGCTGATGACGGGCCGGTTTGTGGATCAAGACTTCTGCCTGCCTCCTGCTTCGGGGGTATTGGCCAAAGGCTACACGGCGGGCAAACTCGCGGCGATTGTTGTCTGCAACCATTCGTCTCGCGCAAAAGCCTTCACCCCCAAGCTCATCCAACCGCTGCGCTTTGTCGAAGGCGCCACCCTGAACGGCAATTTCCAGCCGGGCGATAGCCTGCCCGCGCAGTCGGTGGCCGTATTGGTTTACGAACGGTAA
- a CDS encoding prolyl oligopeptidase family serine peptidase, producing the protein MSEPICRLTRRVTTTLLLVAWLPRLVLAESLPSVPAQPQPVTNFYQGVAVVDGYQWLEDAAAPAVREWTRLENERTRVYFARLPYRDGIAQQLAQLRGEESARYYDLQERKGRIFALRFKPPAQQPILVRLSSLDAPALWRTVFDPNAYNTNGTTAIDWYVPSPDGRLVAVCLSEGGSEQGALHFVEVDTGKMPGDEIPRVQYPTGGGSAAWTADSTGVFYTRYPHQGERPEADINFYQQVWFHRLGTPVTDDQYVIGKDFPRIAEIELAATADGRWVLATVANGDGGDYAHYLRDTSGTWQQLTRFEDGIKRVVFGRDGALYLLSRKNAPRGQVLRLPLERLELARATVAAPESRGVVEGFVPSDDGLYVASILGGPSELLYYPRGSSRARLIPVPPISTASGLDSWHGNDLVFGNVSYLRPFAWFTYDPAANKVSRTALYMTSPVAFDDIEVVREFATSKDGTKVPLNILRKKGLRRDGGNPTLLYGYGGYGISLTPGFDVTRRIWFDAGGVYVVANLRGGGEYGEQWHKAGNLTQKQHVFDDFIAAAEHLIKRRYTSTSKLAVEGASNGGLLMGAFLAQRPDLARAVVARVGIFDMLRVELDPNGAFNVTEFGTVKNPEQFKALFAYSPFHHVRDGVNYPAVLLSTGENDGRVNPAQSRKMAARLQAATASDLPILFRSTASAGHGIGSALKHKIAEQADILAFLFDQLGVDASRWSFQ; encoded by the coding sequence ATGAGTGAGCCGATCTGCCGCCTGACACGCCGTGTAACCACGACACTGCTTCTCGTTGCCTGGCTGCCGCGACTTGTACTGGCCGAGTCGCTTCCGTCGGTTCCCGCCCAGCCTCAACCGGTGACCAACTTCTACCAGGGCGTGGCGGTCGTGGACGGATATCAGTGGCTCGAAGACGCCGCCGCCCCAGCCGTGCGTGAATGGACACGGCTGGAGAATGAGCGAACCCGCGTCTATTTCGCGCGGCTGCCCTACCGCGATGGCATCGCCCAGCAGTTGGCGCAATTGCGCGGGGAAGAGTCAGCCCGCTATTACGACTTACAGGAGCGCAAAGGCCGTATATTTGCCCTCCGCTTCAAACCGCCGGCACAGCAACCCATCCTCGTCCGCCTTTCCTCCCTCGACGCGCCCGCGCTCTGGCGGACAGTGTTCGATCCCAATGCCTATAACACCAACGGCACGACGGCGATTGACTGGTATGTGCCCTCGCCGGATGGACGGTTGGTGGCTGTCTGCCTTTCCGAGGGCGGCAGCGAGCAGGGAGCGCTGCACTTCGTCGAGGTGGATACTGGCAAGATGCCGGGCGACGAAATCCCCCGGGTGCAATACCCAACGGGCGGCGGCAGCGCAGCGTGGACCGCGGACAGCACGGGTGTATTCTACACGCGCTACCCGCACCAGGGGGAGCGACCAGAGGCAGACATCAATTTCTACCAGCAGGTTTGGTTTCACCGGCTCGGCACGCCGGTCACCGACGACCAATATGTCATCGGCAAGGACTTCCCCCGCATCGCCGAAATTGAGCTGGCAGCCACCGCAGACGGCCGTTGGGTGCTGGCCACAGTGGCCAATGGCGATGGGGGCGACTACGCCCACTACCTGCGCGACACATCGGGCACATGGCAGCAACTCACACGGTTCGAAGACGGCATCAAGCGCGTGGTGTTTGGCCGCGATGGCGCGCTCTACTTGCTCTCGCGCAAGAACGCGCCGCGCGGACAGGTGCTGCGTCTGCCTCTGGAAAGGCTTGAACTGGCGAGGGCCACCGTGGCTGCCCCGGAGAGCCGGGGCGTCGTGGAAGGCTTCGTGCCAAGCGACGACGGCCTGTATGTGGCCAGCATTCTCGGCGGCCCATCGGAGCTGTTGTATTATCCGCGCGGGAGTAGCCGGGCACGCCTCATCCCGGTTCCCCCGATATCAACTGCGTCGGGTCTCGATTCCTGGCATGGCAATGACCTTGTCTTCGGCAATGTCAGTTACCTGAGACCCTTCGCCTGGTTCACCTACGACCCAGCCGCCAACAAGGTCAGCCGCACCGCGCTCTACATGACTTCACCCGTGGCCTTCGACGATATCGAGGTTGTGCGTGAATTCGCGACCTCGAAGGACGGAACGAAAGTGCCGCTGAACATCCTGCGCAAGAAGGGGCTTCGGCGGGACGGCGGGAATCCCACGTTGCTCTACGGGTACGGTGGCTACGGGATCAGCCTCACGCCCGGTTTCGATGTAACCCGCCGCATTTGGTTCGATGCGGGCGGCGTGTATGTCGTTGCCAACTTGCGTGGCGGCGGTGAATACGGCGAGCAATGGCACAAAGCTGGGAATCTCACGCAGAAGCAGCATGTGTTTGACGACTTCATCGCGGCGGCGGAACACCTCATTAAGCGCCGCTACACCAGCACGTCGAAACTGGCAGTCGAAGGTGCCAGTAACGGCGGCTTGCTGATGGGCGCGTTCCTTGCGCAGCGCCCCGACCTGGCCCGCGCGGTCGTTGCCCGCGTCGGCATCTTCGACATGCTGCGCGTGGAGTTGGACCCCAACGGCGCTTTCAACGTCACCGAGTTCGGCACCGTGAAGAACCCCGAACAGTTCAAGGCGTTGTTTGCCTACTCCCCGTTCCACCACGTGCGTGACGGCGTGAATTACCCCGCGGTGCTGCTCTCCACTGGGGAAAACGACGGGCGCGTCAACCCGGCTCAGTCCCGGAAGATGGCCGCTCGCCTCCAGGCTGCCACGGCCTCCGACCTGCCAATTCTCTTCCGCAGCACTGCCAGCGCCGGCCACGGGATCGGTTCCGCCCTCAAGCACAAGATCGCCGAGCAGGCAGACATCCTGGCCTTTCTCTTCGATCAACTCGGCGTGGATGCCTCAAGGTGGTCGTTTCAGTAA
- a CDS encoding beta-galactosidase — translation MDGRRHFLPRVLLAELVLFSAGPQGGAIAAAAQPQRTIVEWKAWPAGNVQLQGASASPDTNGWLEVKTRKETGRVGLKVRLAPVSRDLEAFAEIAVPVCNRGTNNLRLILRVDDDSTESLPTVQTRKGIFQIQVSPGPEPMWLVVPLGDRNSSPPGGRFISMVGQPTDFARRGSINGANVTAISIFTPDPDAEHAFAIGPVIARGTPAPFRDWPANRVFPLVDEFGQYAHRDWPNKIHMPAEFGERRRSEDADLSAHARPADWNRYGGWADGPKLAATGYFRTQKLNGAWWMVDPEGRLFWSHGVVRVGTRIRVGSVYHGTPLLDRENYFRLPDPASALGVFYGREPQSTRRYYVGRDNHPVYDFLEANLFRKYGQDWSFTYGAQAQRRLASWGLNTIANSSDPGIYSKRQTPYTAIMYSAPLGTSEFRLQGSEGNWGKLPDPFDPGWRQLMDRTLRAELKESLRDPWCLGFFVDNELHWGDTGYLGEATLRSPPEQPARRAMMAGLEKQYKRVEALNASWRTAFAGWEALRTNVVAPDRERPAVRADLEAFSEQYLAAYFRGCREAIKAAAPNHLYLGCRFAGSGNALVMRIAAQHCDIVSINRYAPEVSDLRLPAGLDRPVLIGEFHFAPVDAPMQPAGLVLVADHADRGRAYVTYVKSALENPAVIGTHWFQYYDQPATGRFDGENYLTGLLDICDTPYAESIAACRRIGRALYEVRARAFPLP, via the coding sequence ATGGACGGACGACGCCATTTCCTGCCGCGCGTGCTGCTCGCAGAACTGGTGTTGTTCTCCGCAGGTCCGCAAGGGGGCGCGATCGCTGCGGCTGCGCAACCGCAGCGAACAATAGTTGAGTGGAAGGCGTGGCCGGCCGGTAACGTGCAACTGCAGGGAGCGTCGGCATCTCCGGACACGAACGGCTGGCTGGAGGTCAAGACTCGCAAGGAAACCGGCCGCGTTGGCCTGAAGGTTAGGCTTGCGCCGGTCAGCCGGGACCTGGAGGCCTTTGCGGAAATTGCCGTGCCGGTCTGCAACCGGGGGACTAACAACCTGCGGCTCATATTGCGAGTGGATGACGACTCAACCGAGAGCCTGCCGACCGTGCAAACTCGCAAGGGCATCTTCCAAATCCAGGTTTCTCCCGGCCCGGAGCCCATGTGGCTGGTGGTGCCGCTGGGCGACAGGAATTCTTCCCCGCCGGGTGGCCGGTTTATCTCCATGGTGGGACAGCCGACCGATTTTGCGCGCCGCGGGAGCATCAATGGCGCCAATGTCACGGCCATCTCGATTTTCACGCCGGACCCGGATGCGGAACACGCGTTTGCCATCGGCCCGGTGATTGCCCGCGGCACGCCTGCGCCGTTCCGCGACTGGCCAGCCAATCGAGTGTTTCCGCTGGTGGATGAGTTTGGCCAATACGCGCATCGGGATTGGCCGAACAAGATTCATATGCCGGCGGAGTTTGGCGAGAGGCGGAGGAGTGAAGATGCCGACCTGTCCGCGCATGCGCGGCCTGCCGACTGGAACCGCTACGGCGGGTGGGCCGACGGGCCAAAGCTCGCGGCCACGGGCTATTTCCGAACTCAGAAACTGAACGGGGCGTGGTGGATGGTGGACCCGGAGGGCAGGTTATTCTGGTCGCACGGGGTAGTGCGAGTCGGCACGCGGATCCGGGTCGGGTCCGTCTATCACGGCACGCCGTTGCTGGACCGCGAGAATTACTTCCGGCTGCCGGATCCCGCGTCGGCGTTGGGGGTCTTCTACGGCCGGGAGCCGCAGTCCACGCGCCGTTATTACGTGGGCAGAGACAATCACCCGGTCTATGACTTTCTCGAAGCCAATCTCTTTCGCAAGTACGGCCAGGATTGGTCGTTCACTTACGGAGCCCAGGCCCAGCGGCGCTTGGCCAGTTGGGGGTTGAATACCATCGCCAATTCGTCCGACCCCGGCATCTACTCCAAACGGCAGACGCCTTACACCGCGATTATGTATTCGGCGCCGCTGGGCACGTCCGAGTTCCGTCTCCAGGGTTCCGAGGGCAACTGGGGAAAGCTGCCGGACCCCTTTGATCCGGGCTGGCGTCAGCTTATGGACCGAACGCTTCGGGCGGAATTGAAGGAATCGCTCCGTGATCCCTGGTGCCTGGGTTTCTTTGTGGATAATGAACTGCACTGGGGTGACACGGGTTATCTGGGTGAGGCGACGCTGCGCTCGCCGCCGGAGCAGCCGGCCCGGCGGGCGATGATGGCGGGCCTGGAGAAGCAATACAAGCGAGTGGAGGCACTGAATGCCTCCTGGAGAACGGCGTTTGCGGGTTGGGAGGCGCTGCGAACGAATGTCGTTGCTCCGGATAGAGAGCGCCCGGCGGTCCGCGCCGATCTTGAGGCGTTCAGCGAGCAATACCTGGCGGCCTATTTCCGCGGCTGCCGCGAGGCGATCAAGGCCGCCGCCCCCAACCATCTCTACCTCGGCTGCCGCTTTGCGGGCTCCGGCAACGCGCTGGTGATGCGGATTGCGGCGCAGCATTGCGACATCGTCAGCATCAACCGCTACGCGCCTGAAGTCTCCGACCTGCGGCTGCCGGCAGGGCTGGATCGCCCTGTTCTCATCGGCGAATTCCATTTCGCGCCTGTGGACGCGCCCATGCAGCCAGCCGGGCTGGTGCTGGTGGCTGATCATGCGGATCGGGGCCGCGCCTATGTGACGTACGTCAAGAGCGCCCTCGAGAACCCGGCGGTGATCGGCACGCACTGGTTCCAGTACTACGATCAGCCCGCGACGGGGCGGTTTGACGGGGAGAACTATCTGACCGGCCTGCTCGATATTTGCGACACCCCATACGCGGAGAGCATCGCCGCTTGCCGCCGGATCGGCCGCGCTCTCTACGAAGTTCGGGCCCGGGCATTTCCCCTGCCCTGA
- a CDS encoding isoamylase early set domain-containing protein has translation MDSTSFRPAPAAPSSGQPGRRPLHLVDFIYRAPLAKSVSLVGDFNQWDPNAHPMTRMPDGGWIIRLELPHGHHQYQFIVDGKPMLDPNAMGKVHNERNEEVSLIAIS, from the coding sequence ATGGATAGCACTTCTTTCAGACCAGCTCCTGCTGCACCGTCTTCCGGGCAGCCGGGGCGCAGACCGCTCCACCTGGTGGATTTCATCTACCGGGCACCACTGGCCAAGAGCGTCTCGTTAGTTGGCGACTTCAATCAGTGGGACCCCAATGCCCATCCAATGACCAGAATGCCGGACGGTGGCTGGATTATTCGCCTGGAACTGCCCCACGGCCACCACCAGTATCAGTTCATCGTGGATGGCAAACCGATGCTCGATCCCAACGCGATGGGCAAGGTCCACAACGAGCGGAACGAGGAAGTTTCCCTGATCGCGATTAGCTAA
- the dgoD gene encoding galactonate dehydratase produces the protein MKITGIKTFLCHAYRTNWVFVKVLTDDGLHGVGEATLEYREQSVAQAVKELERTLVGLDPHNIEAIWHQAYRDVYWRGGPVLMSALSGVEMALWDIKGKALGVPVYQLLGGKVRDAIPCYANGWFAPAKTPAEFAEKARLAVAVGFRGLKWDPFGSAYLEIDKRGMRDALSCIEAVVGAVGPEVDILIEGHGRFNVATAVRIARALEEFDIHWFEEPVPPDNLEALAEVKRRSRVPIAAGERLYSRWDYQRFFALRCADFAQPDVSHVGGIMEVKKIAAQAEANHIAICPHNPSGPVANAANLQLAACVPNFTVLETMSADVPHRRLISTETVDFQQAQMRIPDAPGLGIDLNEEAIAVHPFQPRELRHYTGKLTDIRPPDATDYFQPKGDLAGA, from the coding sequence ATGAAGATTACCGGCATCAAGACCTTCCTCTGCCACGCTTACCGGACCAACTGGGTATTTGTCAAAGTACTGACTGACGACGGCCTGCACGGCGTTGGCGAGGCCACCCTGGAATATCGCGAGCAGAGTGTCGCTCAGGCGGTCAAGGAACTGGAGCGCACGCTTGTCGGGCTCGATCCACATAACATTGAGGCTATATGGCATCAAGCCTACCGCGACGTCTATTGGCGGGGCGGCCCGGTCCTGATGAGCGCGCTGTCCGGCGTGGAGATGGCCCTCTGGGACATCAAAGGCAAGGCACTCGGCGTTCCGGTGTATCAACTGCTCGGCGGCAAGGTGCGCGATGCGATTCCTTGTTACGCAAATGGCTGGTTCGCCCCGGCCAAGACACCCGCTGAGTTCGCGGAAAAGGCCCGTTTGGCAGTGGCAGTTGGCTTCCGCGGCTTAAAGTGGGATCCGTTTGGCTCGGCCTATCTGGAAATAGACAAGCGGGGCATGCGCGACGCGTTAAGCTGCATCGAGGCCGTGGTCGGAGCGGTCGGACCGGAGGTGGATATTCTCATCGAAGGTCACGGGCGGTTCAATGTGGCGACGGCTGTGCGCATCGCCCGGGCGCTGGAAGAATTCGACATCCACTGGTTCGAGGAACCCGTCCCGCCGGACAACCTGGAAGCGTTGGCGGAGGTCAAGCGCCGCTCGCGCGTGCCCATCGCCGCCGGAGAGCGGCTCTATAGCCGCTGGGATTACCAGCGTTTCTTCGCGCTGCGCTGCGCGGACTTTGCACAGCCCGATGTCAGCCATGTTGGCGGCATCATGGAAGTGAAAAAGATTGCCGCCCAAGCCGAGGCCAATCACATCGCTATTTGTCCGCACAACCCTAGCGGGCCGGTGGCCAATGCCGCCAATCTTCAGCTTGCCGCTTGCGTGCCCAACTTCACCGTCCTCGAAACCATGAGCGCCGATGTGCCGCATCGCCGGCTTATCAGCACGGAGACCGTTGACTTTCAGCAGGCCCAGATGCGGATACCTGACGCGCCTGGTCTGGGCATTGATCTTAACGAGGAAGCCATTGCCGTGCATCCTTTCCAACCGCGCGAACTGCGCCACTACACCGGCAAGCTTACTGATATACGCCCGCCCGACGCCACGGACTACTTTCAGCCCAAGGGCGACCTGGCAGGCGCATAG